The Heliangelus exortis chromosome Z, bHelExo1.hap1, whole genome shotgun sequence genomic sequence GTAATTAGATCAGTGACTCCAGTTGGTGTAACAGCTGCATCTTATTCACATCAAGCTAATTTCAACTGTAATTTGGGGAGATGAAGTACACATACAATACTGTAATCTGGAAGATTTAGATAAGGCAAAAACATCATTCATACAGTTTCTAGAAAGAATAATTAAGGTCCACTTTTGGTATCACCAATAAGCAGAAATGGCTGATGGGTTTTTCTGACACGGCAAACTGAACTGGAAagtttctgtaaaacaaaactaTGCAAACTTTTTGGGAAAGACTTGTCTGAGTTTTAgcaaaaaacaataaaattatataaGCCTCTCccacaagaaataaaaactaggaattataaaataatgtttaagtgtgatttttcttaaaaaagagaagcaatattttttaaggCTCTCATATCTGGCTGCTGTGTAACTCAGATTCCCACAAGATTCTAGGAATCTGATCAAGCCTGCCAGATatccaaagaaaaatgtaaaaagtgttttcataatatgtatatataatatgtatataaaaaatcaaataaatatgaaaacatcTGTTTCATTTCCCATTTATCTCTCACTctgaaatattaagaaaaaaaaaaaaagaaaaaagaaaaagagaggcaaaaaaaaccccaccctctCCCCAAACCCCGAATAGTACATCTGATGTGAAAATAACCATGCGTTCCTCTTCCTTAAGAACTAGAAAGCAAAGCAACCCAACTGCAAGGCAATGGAGGCATTCACTTCCAGTTCACAGTATTGCAGTTAGAAGTACAGTGAGGTCTAGGTAAGTggtggagcaggagctgcccagagcaggaaaggaggaggtgTTCACATGACAATACAGCATTGACAGcgctttttcttttgtgtacCTGGGGCAGCTTCCAAGGGCAggctctcttccttcccctcaggAGAGGAGGGCTCTGTCGTGTCTGACAGTGGCCTGCCAGAGACCAGCTCAGCAGCATTCCCATCCATGGTGGAGACATCCGTCACGGTCTTCTCCCGCAATGACTTTTCGTCGTCTTCATCAATCAGGACCAGCTCTGCCTTGATGGTCTCATCATAACCCAGCACTTTCTTCGTCTCCTCTTCGTCATCGATGTTCTGGTAGCCCATAAATATCATTGTCACTGGCTGATCTGCGCTGGCCTCTGGGGCTTCGCCACCGCATGGTTTGTCTTGGGGCTGAAGATTCACAGCATGCCCTTTGCTGGGTTTGTGTACCATTTCCAGCTTTGCCTCCTTGAAGAGCATTTGCTCCTTCATATGGCTAAGGTTTCCATCGGCTACCGCATTTCTCTCTGACACAGTCATTGTTTCATACCCTCCTTTTACACTTGATTGTCCAGCTTTTTGTATAAGTTCATCTACGTCCTTTGAGCTTAATTTATGTACTCCATTTTCTACCACTGTGCCACCAGAGTGAACCTCATAGACTACCTTGGTACCATCATCATAGACTTTGAATCCTCTTTGATGGGCCTCATCTGGGCCAACAGGTGAAGCAGAGACAATCTTGGTCTCTCCTGTCTGTTTGTCTTTCTCCACATTAATTTCCATGGTGCACAAAGCTTGAATGAAAACAAGAGAGGAAGTGCATgttacaacaaaaaaagccagtgAACGGTTAATTGCCAAACAGACAAAGAAAACTATGGTGCCCCTCTTCCTAACTCCTGTCTCTGAAGGGCCAAGTGTTTTACATTAGAGGTGGGACACAATGCTGTGGACAGAGATCATTATCACACTACAGCTTTTTGTGCAGCTGGGGCCAGGCACAGCTGTGGCAAACAGGACCTTATCTTCCAACTCAAGCCAGGTGAAGCTGTGTCTGATCAATTAGGAGCGCCAAGAACACTTGGGTTAGGTGTAATTTAGACAAAGGGAGGTGACAGCATGCAGGTTGCCCTAACCTTTCCATTCTTGCCtcaaaattaagagaaaaacacatctcCAGGAACCTCTCTActgtcttttccttctctgtcatCAAACTGTCATTAGCTGATCACAAGTTCTGTTTGCTGTAAATAACACCCTGACTCTTCCATCTGTAGCattcaaaacattttagagAGATGAAGAAACATAGTTTACCCCCATTCTACAGGTGggaaagcaaaaccacacaAGAATGGGATAATTTCTCCCACAAGTATATGGTAGGACAGGCA encodes the following:
- the PALM2AKAP2 gene encoding paralemmin-1 isoform X13, whose translation is MEIFSVILNCSVQVITNHVTVEKRKRQTEIEGKRQQLEDQILQLQHFKSKALREKWLLQGIPAGSAEEEEARRRQSEEDELKVKKLEENIHRLEHEIQKLESEESQISAKEQIILEKLKETEKSFENLQKSFSHQDGALCTMEINVEKDKQTGETKIVSASPVGPDEAHQRGFKVYDDGTKVVYEVHSGGTVVENGVHKLSSKDVDELIQKAGQSSVKGGYETMTVSERNAVADGNLSHMKEQMLFKEAKLEMVHKPSKGHAVNLQPQDKPCGGEAPEASADQPVTMIFMGYQNIDDEEETKKVLGYDETIKAELVLIDEDDEKSLREKTVTDVSTMDGNAAELVSGRPLSDTTEPSSPEGKEESLPLEAAPGTQKKKRCQCCIVM